In the Scyliorhinus torazame isolate Kashiwa2021f chromosome 4, sScyTor2.1, whole genome shotgun sequence genome, one interval contains:
- the LOC140410738 gene encoding actin-binding Rho-activating protein, with product MAESGANRRVPEAPGQDGTVRLRHKWQQWADGHLEYQRCNPFSGSRAATLRLQRGAEEYGHPQRGSKTEQRGKDAHVLVGKEVEELLYIIRRYGEAGPDGNICVTFGRLFDAYVTISNKVVGILLRARKHGLVHFDGEMLWQGRDDRALITLLE from the coding sequence ATGGCAGAAAGTGGGGCCAATCGCAGAGTGCCAGAGGCGCCAGGACAGGACGGAACAGTGAGACTGAGACACAAGTGGCAGCAATGGGCTGATGGCCACTTGGAGTACCAGAGGTGCAATCCTTTCAGTGGCTCCCGTGCGGCGACGTTGCGGCTGCAGAGAGGGGCAGAAGAATACGGGCATCCCCAAAGGGGATCTAAGACCGAGCAGAGGGGCAAAGATGCACATGTCCTGGTCGGGAAAGAAGTCGAAGAGTTGCTTTATATTATTAGAAGGTACGGAGAAGCCGGGCCGGATGGAAACATTTGCGTAACCTTTGGCAGATTGTTTGACGCCTACGTGACAATTTCCAATAAAGTGGTGGGGATCTTGCTGCGAGCCAGGAAACATGGTCTGGTCCACTttgatggggaaatgctttggcaaGGAAGGGATGATCGCGCTCTCATCACACTGCTGGAGTGA